GCCCCATGGGTGGCCTTTCCAATGTTTGCAGGGACATCCCACCAATCTCCAGCCGCCAACCCCAGCGGGTCCACCCCGTTGACCGGATCATCAAGGCAGTACCCATACCAATCCGGATCGCCGCCCTTGTCCCCGATGGGGTCGGGCGCGGTCCAGCGGCCGGTGAAGGTGTCGTAATCACGCCAGCCGAAGCGGACAAAGCCCAGATCCCGGTCGTGCAGGCCGCCCG
This genomic window from Paucidesulfovibrio gracilis DSM 16080 contains:
- a CDS encoding RHS repeat-associated core domain-containing protein; translated protein: GGLHDRDLGFVRFGWRDYDTFTGRWTAPDPIGDKGGDPDWYGYCLDDPVNGVDPLGLAAGDWWDVPANIGKATHGARR